The Capsicum annuum cultivar UCD-10X-F1 chromosome 3, UCD10Xv1.1, whole genome shotgun sequence genomic sequence TACTATTGTTGATGATAACACTAGGTTCACTTGGGTGTACTTGTTACAGATGAAAAGTGGTGTCGTAACTGTTCTCAAGTCTTTTCTATCTCAAATAAAGACTCAATTTGATGTTGTTCTAAAGTTTGTTCGATCTGATAATGGTACTGAATTCTTCAATAGACAGTGTTATGGTCTTTTTTATTCTCTTGGAATTATTCATCAAAGTAGCTGTGTTTATACCCCTCAACAAAATGGGATAGTTGAGAGGAAGCATAGGCATATTATCAATGTTGCTAAAGTCTTGAAGTTTTAAGCTAGTATTCCTGATAGATATTGGGGTGAATGTATAGAAGGTGCAGTTTATTTACCGAACAATTTGCCTACTGCTCTTTTGGATGGACAAACACCTTATGAATTACTCTATCATAAGGTTCCATCTCTTGCATATCTCCGAGTCTTTGGTTGTTTGTGCTATGCTACCACTTTGGTGAGATCAGACAAGTTCGATGCTAGAGCTAGACCTACTGTTATGCTCGGTTATTCACTCGCTCAAAAGGGATATAAGTTGCTTGATTATGATACTAAATAGTTCTTTGTAAGTAGAGATGTTTTAGGTACCTGATAGGGGGAGTACACCACTTGATCAAGTGGTATTGGATGGTCATGTACCTGATTCTACAACAATAACTACTTCTGATTCCTCAACAACTACTACCGGTATTGGCAACATTGAGCATAATACAACACTGCTGCTGCTACTAATGCAGAGAATAGCAATAATGTTGATGGTGAAGTACATCACAATGATGTTGGTCCAATGGTAGCTGATATGCATGAAGAGGTTGGTGAAATTATTGTTGATTAAGACACCATCGAGGctatttctcaagaagaacaaATAGAGAACCAGCTTCAGAGAAGATCTACAAGATCCATCAAACCACCTTTGTGGCATGAAGACTTTATAATCACACGagagagaaaggatgcaatttatCCTATTTCCAACTATGTATCTTATCAAGCCTTATCAGCAAAGTGCAGAAAAGCATTGGCTAGTTTTTCAAATACAGTTAAGCCACAAAACTATCAAGCAGCCTCCAAGGATAAGCACTGGATAGAAGTCATGAAGCAGGAAATAAAAgctttagaagaaaataaaacatgaGAAGTAGTTGACCTTCCTAAAGGAAAGAATGCAATCGGTTCAAAATAGGTGCATAAAATCAAGTATAAAGCAAATGGTGAGATTGATAAATACAAAGCAAAATTGGTAGCAAAAGGATATAGTCAAAATGAGGGACTTGATTACCATGATACCTTTTCTCCTGTGACCAAGATGGTCACAATAAGGTCCATAATTGCAGTAGCAACATCAAGAGGTTGGAATCTATACCAATTGGATGTCTACAATGTTTTTTTAAAAGGTGATCTAGTTGAAGAAGTTTACATGGTAATTCCTCAGGGTTTCGATAAACAAGGGGAGTCCAAAGTCTGTAGATTGAAAAAATCTTTGTATGATTTGAAGCAGACATCAAGGCAATGAAACATAAAATTATCAGAAGCACTAATTGATGCAGGATACAATCAAAGCAAATATGATTACTCAATGTTTACAAAAAGGAAAGAAGATAATATTGTGGTGGTCTTGATTTATGTGGATGATTTTTTGATAACAGGGAGCAATGATAGTCTTGTTCAAGAGACAAAACAAGTATTACATAACAGATTCAAGGTCAAGGATTTAGGAGAATTGAAGTTTTTTCTTGGTATAGAAATTATGAGATCTAGTGAAGGAATTCTCCTGAACTAAAGAAAATATGTCTTAGAAATGATCTCTAAGTTGGGGCTTGGAGCTGCTAAACCAGTAGCAACGCCAATAGATGTGAACCAGAAATTTACCTCAAGGGAATATGATGAGTATATTGGAAATTCAGGTGATGAATTGCTGCAAAATGTAACAAGTTACCAGAAGTTGATTGGAAAGTTGTTATACCTGACTATCACCAGACCTGACATAAGCTTTGTCATGCAAACAATTAGTTAGTTTCTGCAAACACCAAAAAAGTCGCATTGGGATGCAACTTTAAGAGTAGTGAAGTATCTAAAGCTTGAACCTAGTTTAGGAATACTAATGAGCAGCGCCAGCTGATTCTCTAAGCTGTTTTTGTGATGCGGATTGGGCTGCATGCCCAAACACCAGGAGATCAGTAACAGGGTTCTTAATTATGCTTGGGAAATCCTTAATATCACAGAAGTCAAAGAAACAACACACTGTGTCCAGGAGCTCTGCAGAAGCAGAATATAGAAGTCTAGAAACTACAACATCAGAAGTCGTGTGGTTATTGGGATTGTTTGAAGAATTAGGAATTGAAGTGCAGTAACCAGTCGATGTGTATAGTGACAGTAAAGCTACTTTGCAGATTGCTGCAAATCCCATATTTCATGAACGAACAAAGCATATTGAAATCGATTGTCATTTCATTAGAGACAAAGTAAAGGAAGGAAAAGTTAAAACTCATCACATTGGGACTAAAGAGCAGCAGGCATATATCCTTACAAAAGGACTTGGCAAACATCAACATATGTATCTGTTTGATGAATCTATTAAAGAGCTGAAGGAATCCATTGAATCTTCTAGCAGATCAGCTCCAAAGAAAGGAAAAGGGAGGGAGAATATTAATGCTTCCTTTGCTGGCCAGGGTAACTCATCAACTCCTCAGGTACACAAAACTCCTTAAATTTCACTTGGTGCTTCTCTTGAATCTTTTAGCAGACGTTTGGTCATCAAAATGAgataaatattgtatttaaaatttttgaagttggagttaaaaattatgtttgatgtaTTAATATTTaggatttaaatttattttttgattactatattatatttatgttaactttataattaaataatatattaataatttactATGTTACTACAGGAATCAATATCCCATGAACCCAATGATGTCGAAGAGACTTCCCAAACATTCGTATAatgttattttcttgatttacataCTTTTTAAatgaatgattttaaaattttaatatattaataaataaaatatttgcaaGACTTAGATAACTCTCGAAGATCAATAAGGCCATATATACCAATAGTTTTGTGTTTCAGAAATTTCTGCATTCGAGAACAAGCTCCCCGTAGAAGACGTTAAGAATTCATGtgctttgtaattttatttttgaatgctTGATTCTCTATGTATAATATAACAAACTTGAAAATGTCTATTATTTGTAGTACTTAATTTATAGTAACAAACTTggctcatttatatcattttcTACTTAACGTAATCTATTTTATTCACTAATTTAAACAATTGCATGTACatattaaacctatttttataAGGTTCCATCTCTTGCACATCTCCGAGTCTTTGGTTGTTTGTGCTATGCTACCACTTCGGTGAGATCAGACAAGTTTGGTGCTAGAGCTAGACCTACTGTTATGCTCGGCTATTCACTCGCTCAAAAGGGATATAAGTTGCTTGATTATGATACTAAATAGTTCTTTGTAAGCAGAGATGTTTTCAAAGAACATCTCTTTCCTTTTGCTTCCTTTTAGGTACCTGATAGGGGGAGTACACCACTTGATCAAGTGGTATTGGATGGTCATGTACCTGATCAATACTGAAAAATTTTGAAAGGAACAAGGTAAACACAGGTGTTTATCTTATCTATTAAGAAGTTAACATCGTCAGTGCAAATGTTAGAATGTAAGGTAAAATAGTgagtttaccttataaggtaaaatgGTGAATTTATCTTATAAGGTGAATTTATTTCAAATACACTGCATTACAAGGTAAGCTGTGTCTCTTACCTTACCTTACAAGATAAACTGTGTCacttaccttataaggtaaattGTGTCTCTTatcttattaattttcttttatataccacccattcatttcattcattttttcactTCACTCTAGTCATTTATATTAGTTGTGGTTATTTTTGCTCAAAGtctactttatcaaaaaaattccACTTTAAGGTATACTACTTTTTATTTAACATTTTTCAATACCTAATAAACAAGTATGTAGTATAATATTATCAATCTTTTTTGTAGCTTACTAATTTGTcaaatattattgttatcatatCAACTTATTAAGTCTAAATCTACGTTAAATTAGTATTGTCGTGCATGTGTAAAAAGTTTGCCCTTTAGTtttatgttcaaaactaattttaatcTTCTTTCTGTATAGATATGGAATATCAATACTTTGTGGATCTAGGACCGTCACAGTCTGACGTATACGCCATGCAAAATAAGCATCGGTCTGAAGCTATTTGAAAAGGCACATTAAAAGGAGAAAAGACATGTTTGATAATGTGGtgtgatgataatgatttttgGCAACATGTTAGAAATCATCCGTTTCATCCTCGTCTCCttaatgattttaatatttgtggTTTTAAAGGCGTTATAGATGTTGAATTCGTTCCCTGCGATTTTTCCCATATTACTGCACCTGTTGAAAGGTGGCGATCAGAAACGAATACCTTTCACCTGAGAACGGGTGAAGCGACTATAACCTTACAAGATATGAAACTTATGTTTGGAATGATCGTAGATGGAACTCCCATTCTTCATCCAGGTGCTGCTCAGATGTTGCCTATTAACAGGCAACAAATTAAATGTTTGCCGAATTAACAGGATGGATGCCTGACCTAAACTTTTTTCAAGgaaatagaaattttttaatGAGATTAGAGGAATATATGAAAAATCTTAAATGAAATAACTGATGGAACTGGGGAGGAAGAGGTGCAACGAAGAGTTAGATTGTACCTTTTTTGGTTGTGCGGCAGAACAATATTTTTCGATAAATCTGAAAATaaactcagtacatattttttgATTGACATGCGTGACTTACCCGTAATGTCAACACAGGCTTGGGGAGCCGCTGCCCTATCGtacctctatttttatttgtgtcgTGCATCGAGGGAGAAGCCGCACTATATTAGTGTTTTTATTTCGTTATTATAGGTATGtgaattatataatatattttttctattttgaattacttaatttattatgatgataactattgttgattatatttttttaggtatGGGCATGAGAGCGTATTGTCCCATTGCAACCACTTTCGCTGCTTTCGAGCGAGAAAAATTCAAAGGTCCCGATCGCACACGCACGTAAATGGTCTCGTAGTAGAACTCATCAAAATGAGGCTCGTAGTGTGCTTGTCATAATAAGAGATGTATTAGAAAACCTTACTGAGAAGcaggtattttttatattatcatgttattttttatattttttccttaatttattttgtttgtagtAATATAACGCAATGCTCCACCAACTAAAAAAGCTCATATATATAAGAGTGGTGAAATGTTAAATTATTATGTCATGCAAAATATTAACTATTGTACTTCGAAGAGTCATATACGTACACTGTGTAGTAACATTCACTATAAATTCTAGACCCTGctatatataatttttgttattgCTAAAGAGATAGTTCACAATCATATTATGTTTCTTTATAAATAATGGTAGTTGTCATTAACATTATTCACTTCATagtgaaatttttaaaatacatatttgaGGTTACAGTTGAATTCTTAATATATGCCTGTTATTTATTAAACTAAGCAAAGAttggataatttttttgtgacgcattaatcataatatttttattatcttgtaGTTTATTTGGCAGCCATAATATGAGGAACTTATTAATGAGTTGTTTGAATGGTGTTGCCGAGGACGTGCTATTTGGATGGCTAAAGTTTCACTTATTTGTGGAATTCATCGTGAAAGGCACATGATTGATCGTGTTATGCGATAATTTGGTTATGTCCAACACATACTTGTTCCACCTGAGTACAAACCATTTCAAGTGATTTCGAGTAACACAGGAGATTGTTATGTTGTTAAATGAAATGGAACAAAAGTGGAATGAGCATTATGACAGACAGTAGTGTTCACCCCCATTACATGATCAACCAAGAAGATTACAATCAATGGTATTTCTATCACTCGCACCTtataattgaaaattcaaaacataTTGCTCAAGTTGAATATCAACCAACGGCAGACAGACATGAAGCATTGGTatgtacattttttaaatttgtgttaATATATGTCAATGATTTTTTTACCAACTAatgtatgaatttttatttttatttttattttttaggctAGGAGACATATAAGGTCATATCAAATTTCTCAAAGTTTTGTGAATGATAATAATCAATCAGAAGTGGTGAAGCAAATTACAGCGCAATTTGCATCGATTTTTCTAGAGTCAATGACTGCTGCCTCTTTGGGTACGCGTTTGACTTTTGATTCAGAGTACACACCGCCGAATGAATATGAGCAACCACCATTAATTTAAGTTCGTCGATGATCAGCTGCACCAAGAGAGAGAGCTCGTCGAGGTGGTGGGAGGGGTGGACAACAACGGAACGAAGTTCATGTTGAACATAACTTAGTTGATGAAGAAAATTCAAGTGATCATGGGGtacaatatgaaaataatttcagTCTGTCGCTTGCTACAACTAATGTTGAGCCATATTACCCTGCATGTGATTATGTTGAAGCCTCGACTAGTGAAACAAATTATCCTCATGAACAAAGTTCTGATTTTGTAACTCCACCTGTTGGGAAGTGAATTTAGCCAATTTAGCGGATACTTTTCTAATGTTCATCCCACAATGTGTCAATTTTCATTGCACAACTCTCCTTTAACTGCAAGATTAAATTTTTCTGAGGTAAGTGTATGACACTATTactatattatatttatgttaactttataattaaataatatattaataatttactATGTTACTACAGGAATCAATATCCCATGAACCCAATGTTGTCGAAGAGACTTCCCAAACATTCGTATAatgttattttcttgatttacataCTTTTTAAatgaatgattttaaaattttaatatattaataaataaaatatttgcagGACTTAGATAACCCTCGAAGATCAATAAGGCCATATATACCAATAGTTTTGTGTTTCAGAAATTTCTGCATTCGAGAACAAACTCCCCGTAGAAGACGTTAAGAATTCATTtgctttgtaattttatttttgaatgctTGATTCTGTATGTATAATATAATAAACTTGAAAATGTCTATTATTTGTAGTACTTAATTTATAGTAACAAACTTGACTCATTTGTATCATTTTCTACTTAGCATAATCTATTTTATTCACTAATTTAAACAATTGCATGTACatattaaacttatttttataaaataagaaatgaaaGGGAGTTGTTAGCAATAGTAATATAGATTGAATAGATCCTTGAAAGCATGTTAGGCTAGTTTTGAATCTCTATAGCTATTGCAAACATGTAATTGTTTTGATaggatgagaaaaataaatattttctccgTTTTAAATTACTTGACTCCTTTTCACTTGACATATCCCTTACGATGTCAATATATTTTAATGACTTTGAAATTCAATAattctattttcaaaaatatgatactttatatgaataaaattttaaaaaaaaaaaaaagtcttgcTTTTATAAGTAGGACAAGTAATTTGAGACAAGTACATGTAGAAAGTaggtcaaatattttaaaatggaggaataaaaaaatatataaattgtagGTATGTAGGCCCATTTACCTTATAcaatatactaaaaattacacaaatacacaacttatgttttcaatattacaaaaaatttcaactccttaaatatattacaaaaatctcacatatacacagaatgctatgtgtatgtcggctatgttatgtatattaatagggagagagagtaaagtaattaaaaaagtgggagagaatgtaattacttttaaaaggttaatatttatgttatttatacaaaaatatatgtGAACTAACTTATCTTACATCAATATTCAAGATTTGCAGTCCTTACAAATCTTGTGANNNNNNNNNNNNNNNNNNNNNNNNNNNNNNNNNNNNNNNNNNNNNNNNNNNNNNNNNNNNNNNNNNNNNNNNNNNNNNNNNNNNNNNNNNNNNNNNNNNNNNNNNNNNNNNNNNNNNNNNNNNNNNNNNNNNNNNNNNNNNNNNNNNNNNNNNNNNNNNNNNNNNNNNNNNNNNNNNNNNNNNNNNNNNNNNNNNNNNNNNNNNNNNNNNNNNNNNNNNNNNNNNNNNNNNNNNNNNNNNNNNNNNNNNNNNNNNNNNNNNNNNNNNNNNNNNNNNNNNNNNNNNNNNNNNNNNNNNNNNNNNNNNNNNNNNNNNNNNNNNNNNNNNNNNNNNNNNNNNNNNNNNNNNNNNNNNNNNNNNNNNNNNNNNNNNNNNNNNNNNNNNNNNNNNNNNNNNNNNNNNNNNNNNNNNNNNNNNNNNNNNNNNNNNNNNNNNNNNNNNNNNNNNNNNNNNNNNNNNNNNNNNNNNNNNNNNNNNNNNNNNNNNNNNNNNNNNNNNNNNNNNNNNNNNNNNNNNNNNNNNNNNNNNNNNNNNNNNNNNNNNNNNNNNNNNNNNNNNNNNNNNNNNNNNNNNNNNNNNNNNNNNNNNNNNNNNNNNNNNNNNNNNNNNNNNNNNNNNNNNNNNNNNNNNNNNNNNNNNNNNNNNNNNNNNNNNNNNNNNNNNNNNNNNNNNNNNNNNNNNNNNNNNNNNNNNNNNNNNNNNNNNNNNNNNNNNNNNNNNNNNNNNNNNNNNNNNNNNNNNNNNNNNNNNNNNNNNNNNNNNNNNNNNNNNNNNNNNNNNNNNNNNNNNNNNNNNNNNNNNNNNNNNNNNNNNNNNNNNNNNNNNNNNNNNNNNNNNNNNNNNNNNNNNNNNNNNNNNNNNNNNNNNNNNNNNNNNNNNNNNNNNNNNNNNNNNNNNNNNNNNNNNNNNNNNNNNNNNNNNNNNNNNNNNNNNNNNNNNNNNNNNNNNNNNNNNNNNNNNNNNNNNNNNNNNNNNNNNNNNNNNNNNNNNNNN encodes the following:
- the LOC124897116 gene encoding uncharacterized protein LOC124897116, with product MKWNKSGMSIMTDSSVHPHYMINQEDYNQWYFYHSHLIIENSKHIAQVEYQPTADRHEALARRHIRSYQISQSFVNDNNQSEVVKQITAQFASIFLESMTAASLGTRLTFDSEYTPPNEYEQPPLI